In Magnetovibrio sp., the following proteins share a genomic window:
- a CDS encoding LysE family translocator, translated as MADLTLLAVFVPTFFFVSLTPGLCMTLALTMGMTIGVRKTLWMMTGELLGVGLVAASAVMGVAAILTQSPELFLILKYGGGAYLAYLGVQLWLSKGRMALRLDDDNAAPQPRRGELALQGFITAISNPKAWAFMVALLPPFIDLERAVAPQLAILVALILVMEFVCLVIYASGGKTLRKFLQNSGNVRLLNRVAGSLMVGVGGWLAFL; from the coding sequence ATGGCTGATCTCACCCTGTTGGCGGTGTTCGTGCCGACTTTCTTCTTTGTTTCGCTGACGCCGGGCCTGTGCATGACCTTGGCGCTGACCATGGGCATGACCATCGGCGTGCGCAAGACGCTGTGGATGATGACGGGTGAGTTACTCGGCGTCGGTCTGGTCGCCGCGTCGGCGGTGATGGGCGTCGCCGCGATACTGACCCAAAGCCCCGAACTGTTCTTGATCTTGAAATACGGCGGCGGCGCGTATCTGGCCTACCTGGGGGTGCAGTTGTGGCTGTCAAAAGGCCGTATGGCCCTGCGCCTGGACGACGACAACGCCGCACCGCAACCGCGCCGTGGCGAACTGGCTCTGCAAGGCTTCATCACCGCTATTTCCAATCCCAAGGCGTGGGCGTTCATGGTCGCGTTGCTGCCACCGTTTATCGACCTGGAACGCGCCGTCGCACCGCAACTTGCCATCCTGGTCGCCCTGATTTTGGTGATGGAGTTCGTGTGTCTGGTGATCTACGCCTCGGGCGGCAAAACGCTGCGCAAATTCCTGCAAAATTCGGGCAACGTGCGTTTGCTCAACCGGGTCGCGGGATCGTTGATGGTCGGCGTCGGCGGATGGCTGGCGTTTTTGTAG
- a CDS encoding EAL domain-containing protein yields MGKSQNANADFKPLGCKNCLEQNPLGFDITMAYQPIVDVRNNSVFAYEALVRGADGAGAGQVLSRITPENRYSFDQTCRVKAIEISTRLGISCNLSINFLPNAVYRPETCIRATIEAADQFNLPVSKIMFEVTEAEPVNDPVHLLNIFDEYRERGFITAIDDFGSGYAGLNLLTKFKPQVLKLDMELCQGICTHSDKQIITQGAVNTARALGVEVIAEGVETLEDFATLRDLGIWYFQGYLFAKPEIEALPLPVYPAS; encoded by the coding sequence ATGGGGAAATCACAGAACGCGAACGCAGACTTTAAGCCCCTGGGCTGCAAGAACTGTCTCGAGCAAAATCCGTTGGGTTTCGATATCACCATGGCATACCAGCCGATCGTTGATGTGCGCAACAACAGCGTCTTTGCTTATGAGGCCTTGGTCCGGGGCGCCGACGGCGCAGGCGCAGGGCAAGTGCTTTCGCGGATAACGCCAGAAAACCGATATTCGTTCGACCAAACCTGCCGGGTTAAGGCTATTGAGATTTCCACACGATTGGGGATCAGTTGCAATCTGAGCATCAATTTCCTGCCCAATGCCGTGTACCGGCCGGAAACATGCATCCGTGCGACCATAGAAGCGGCGGATCAGTTCAACCTGCCGGTCAGCAAAATCATGTTCGAGGTGACCGAAGCCGAACCGGTGAACGATCCGGTTCATTTGCTCAACATTTTCGATGAATATCGCGAACGCGGCTTTATCACCGCCATTGATGATTTTGGTTCTGGTTACGCGGGGCTCAACCTGCTGACCAAATTCAAGCCCCAAGTGCTGAAGCTGGATATGGAACTTTGCCAGGGCATTTGCACCCACAGCGACAAGCAAATCATCACCCAAGGGGCGGTCAATACAGCGCGCGCACTTGGTGTCGAGGTCATCGCGGAAGGCGTCGAAACGCTAGAGGATTTTGCAACCCTTCGGGATTTGGGCATCTGGTATTTTCAGGGCTATTTATTCGCCAAGCCGGAAATCGAGGCCTTGCCGCTGCCGGTTTATCCGGCAAGTTGA
- the cbiB gene encoding adenosylcobinamide-phosphate synthase CbiB gives MFSFGILNANSAFDPFFLLVLALVLDAAVGGMGPVFKLIPHPVVVIGRVIGWFDDRLNRANRSQVDRSARGALVVVIVVALAGAVGWGVQWLTFHHDFGWAVELFLLVALLAQRELYAAVRKVWAALHHGGIEDGRRAVAEIVGRDPAQLDEHGVSRAAIESLAENFSDGVIAPVFWYVLFGFPGLLVYKAVNTLDSMIGYKNERYHAFGFTAAKLDDVLNLIPARLAGLILVLAAFAAPKGNPARAFKTMWRDAAKHNSPNAGWPEAATAGALGLALAGPRKYPHHTVDAAWIGDGTAKATARDIERALYLYVVACLINVLIVAVIAVYRFGVGT, from the coding sequence ATGTTTAGCTTTGGCATCCTCAACGCGAACTCCGCGTTCGATCCGTTCTTTTTGCTGGTCTTGGCCCTGGTGCTGGACGCGGCGGTGGGCGGCATGGGCCCGGTGTTTAAGCTGATACCGCACCCGGTGGTGGTGATCGGGCGGGTGATCGGGTGGTTCGACGACAGGCTCAATCGTGCAAATCGCAGCCAGGTGGATCGTTCCGCGCGCGGCGCGCTGGTGGTGGTGATCGTCGTCGCCCTGGCCGGGGCGGTGGGATGGGGGGTGCAGTGGCTGACCTTTCATCACGATTTCGGCTGGGCGGTGGAACTGTTTTTGCTCGTCGCGCTGCTGGCCCAACGCGAACTTTACGCCGCCGTGCGCAAGGTTTGGGCGGCGCTGCACCACGGCGGCATCGAAGACGGACGACGGGCGGTGGCGGAAATCGTCGGCCGCGATCCGGCACAATTGGATGAACACGGCGTGTCACGCGCCGCCATCGAAAGCCTGGCGGAAAATTTTTCCGACGGCGTGATTGCGCCGGTGTTTTGGTACGTGCTGTTCGGTTTTCCCGGCTTGCTGGTCTACAAGGCGGTCAACACGCTCGATTCGATGATCGGCTACAAGAACGAACGTTACCACGCGTTCGGCTTCACCGCCGCCAAGCTCGACGACGTGCTGAACCTGATCCCGGCGCGGTTGGCGGGCTTGATCTTGGTGCTGGCCGCGTTCGCCGCGCCCAAGGGCAATCCGGCGCGGGCGTTCAAAACCATGTGGCGCGACGCCGCCAAACACAACTCGCCCAACGCCGGCTGGCCTGAGGCCGCCACCGCGGGCGCGCTGGGTCTGGCGCTGGCGGGTCCACGCAAATATCCCCACCATACCGTCGATGCCGCGTGGATCGGCGACGGAACCGCCAAAGCCACCGCGCGCGATATCGAACGTGCGTTGTATCTTTATGTCGTGGCGTGCCTTATCAATGTGCTGATCGTCGCGGTAATCGCGGTGTATCGCTTTGGAGTGGGCACTTAA
- a CDS encoding sirohydrochlorin chelatase, with amino-acid sequence MPHDIHSSELPAIMICGHGSRDRGAVEEFNQLAVRIKERLPEHRVESGFLEFATPVIRTGLDKLRDAGAKKIVCLPGMLFAAGHVKNDLPSEVNNYAAENADLEMVFAADLGIDARLLAAAKQRIEEALDAAETDVAREDTLLLVVGRGTNDSDANSNVAKVTRMLWEGLQVGWADTAYSGVAYPLVDQALARVTKMGFKRIVVFPYFLFSGILVTRIYNWADEAQAANPDVEILKASYLNDHPKVIDAFIGRMEDALNGAGVMNCQLCKYREQIIGHEHDHGAVQVGHHHHVQGVGTEDNAQDRGVHHGHGHHHHHHGHHHDHTHGDAEG; translated from the coding sequence ATGCCCCACGACATCCATTCCAGTGAACTGCCCGCGATCATGATTTGCGGCCACGGCTCGCGCGACCGCGGCGCGGTTGAAGAGTTCAATCAGCTTGCCGTGCGCATCAAGGAACGCCTGCCCGAACACCGCGTCGAAAGCGGCTTTTTGGAATTCGCCACCCCGGTGATCCGCACCGGCCTGGATAAGCTGCGCGATGCGGGGGCGAAAAAGATCGTCTGCCTGCCGGGCATGTTGTTCGCCGCCGGGCACGTCAAAAACGACCTGCCCTCGGAAGTGAACAACTACGCCGCCGAGAACGCCGATTTGGAGATGGTGTTTGCCGCCGACCTCGGCATCGACGCGCGCTTGTTGGCGGCCGCGAAGCAGCGCATCGAAGAAGCGCTCGACGCCGCCGAGACCGACGTGGCGCGCGAAGACACCTTGTTGCTGGTGGTCGGCCGCGGCACCAACGATTCGGACGCCAATTCCAACGTCGCCAAAGTCACCCGCATGTTGTGGGAAGGCCTGCAGGTCGGCTGGGCGGATACGGCTTATTCGGGCGTGGCCTATCCTTTGGTCGATCAAGCCCTGGCGCGGGTCACCAAGATGGGCTTCAAGCGCATCGTGGTGTTCCCGTACTTTCTGTTTTCCGGCATCTTGGTCACCCGCATCTACAACTGGGCCGATGAAGCGCAAGCGGCGAATCCGGACGTGGAAATTCTTAAGGCCTCGTACCTCAACGATCATCCCAAGGTCATTGACGCCTTCATCGGGCGCATGGAAGACGCCCTCAACGGTGCGGGGGTGATGAATTGCCAGCTGTGTAAATACCGCGAGCAGATCATCGGTCACGAACACGATCACGGCGCAGTGCAAGTCGGCCATCACCACCATGTCCAGGGCGTCGGCACAGAAGACAACGCCCAAGACCGCGGCGTGCATCATGGCCACGGCCATCATCATCACCATCATGGGCACCATCACGACCACACCCACGGTGACGCGGAGGGCTGA
- a CDS encoding precorrin-8X methylmutase translates to MSSASIPFDYIREPDAISRESFVRIRAEASLGHLPGLMQAVAERVIHATALLEAADHLRFTPDAPERVRAALQAGAPILVDAQMVARGITARFLPADNLVRCCLTDDGVAEEALARSETRSAVAVERWADQLDGAVCVFGNAPTALFRLLEMLQGGAAKPAAILGFPVGFVGAAESKQALMDFAMGDGMDIPVITMAGRLGGSAVAAGALNAIALGGNP, encoded by the coding sequence ATGTCTTCAGCATCGATTCCCTTCGACTACATCCGCGAACCTGACGCCATATCGCGCGAAAGCTTCGTGCGCATCCGCGCCGAGGCTTCGCTCGGCCATCTGCCGGGACTCATGCAAGCCGTGGCCGAACGCGTGATCCACGCCACCGCGTTGCTGGAAGCCGCCGATCACCTGCGCTTCACCCCCGATGCCCCGGAACGCGTTCGGGCGGCGTTGCAAGCGGGTGCGCCGATCTTGGTCGATGCGCAGATGGTGGCGCGCGGCATCACGGCGCGCTTTTTACCCGCCGATAATTTGGTGCGCTGCTGTTTGACCGACGATGGCGTGGCCGAAGAAGCTCTGGCGCGCAGCGAAACCCGCTCGGCCGTGGCGGTGGAGCGCTGGGCGGATCAGTTGGATGGCGCGGTGTGCGTATTCGGCAATGCGCCGACGGCGCTGTTTCGCTTGCTCGAAATGCTGCAGGGCGGCGCGGCCAAACCGGCGGCGATACTGGGCTTTCCGGTCGGTTTCGTCGGTGCGGCGGAAAGCAAGCAGGCGTTGATGGACTTCGCCATGGGCGACGGCATGGATATCCCCGTGATCACCATGGCGGGGCGTCTGGGCGGCAGCGCGGTCGCGGCGGGTGCGCTCAACGCCATTGCGCTGGGGGGCAATCCATGA
- the cbiE gene encoding precorrin-6y C5,15-methyltransferase (decarboxylating) subunit CbiE, whose product MNAGSVITVVGIGEDGLAGLSPAALALVDGAEVLIGGERHLQKAPDVNAERLDWSAGFDATLDEIEARLDRRIVVLASGDPLHFGVGATLIRRFGASRVAVVPAPGAVSLACARMGWSVPDVTVVTIHGRPLESLNLHLAPAARLVVLARDGDSPAEVAQLLTDQGFGPSRITVLEYLGGAREKRVEATADRWSHGTCADLATLAIECIAGPGARPLSRLAGLPDDAFEHDGQLTKREVRAVTLARLAPLPGEMLWDVGAGAGSIGIEWMRSARSCRAVAIERDPERAARIARNAHALGVPYLKIEQNEALTALKTLDGAPDAVFVGGGVAVPGLLQAAWARLKPGGRLVANAVTVEGAAELAKMNQEIHGDLIQIAISRQDNKVPKITLFENMRTVMQLMAVKPLETKND is encoded by the coding sequence ATGAACGCGGGTTCCGTGATTACGGTCGTGGGCATCGGCGAAGACGGTCTCGCTGGCCTTTCGCCTGCCGCGCTGGCCTTGGTCGACGGCGCCGAGGTCTTGATCGGCGGCGAGCGCCACCTGCAAAAAGCCCCCGACGTCAACGCCGAACGGTTGGACTGGTCGGCGGGTTTCGACGCCACGTTGGACGAGATCGAAGCCCGCTTAGATCGGCGCATCGTGGTGTTGGCGTCAGGCGATCCGTTGCATTTTGGCGTCGGGGCGACGCTGATCCGCCGTTTTGGCGCGTCGCGCGTCGCCGTTGTGCCCGCCCCCGGCGCGGTCAGCCTGGCGTGCGCGCGCATGGGCTGGTCGGTGCCCGACGTCACCGTGGTGACCATTCATGGGCGACCGCTCGAAAGCCTCAATTTACATCTTGCGCCCGCTGCTCGCTTGGTGGTGTTGGCACGCGACGGCGACAGCCCTGCGGAGGTCGCACAACTGCTCACGGATCAAGGTTTCGGGCCGAGCCGGATCACGGTTTTGGAATACCTGGGCGGCGCACGGGAAAAACGCGTCGAGGCCACGGCGGACCGGTGGAGCCACGGTACGTGCGCCGACCTTGCGACCTTGGCGATCGAATGCATCGCAGGCCCCGGTGCGCGGCCGCTGTCGCGGTTGGCGGGATTGCCCGATGATGCGTTCGAACATGACGGTCAGCTCACCAAACGCGAAGTGCGCGCCGTGACCTTGGCGCGCCTCGCTCCGTTACCCGGCGAAATGCTGTGGGATGTCGGCGCCGGGGCGGGGTCGATCGGCATCGAGTGGATGCGCAGCGCCCGGTCATGTCGTGCGGTGGCCATCGAACGCGACCCAGAACGCGCCGCGCGCATTGCCCGCAATGCCCATGCGTTGGGCGTGCCGTATTTGAAAATCGAACAGAACGAGGCTTTGACGGCGCTGAAAACCCTCGACGGTGCGCCTGATGCGGTGTTTGTTGGCGGGGGCGTTGCGGTCCCGGGTTTGTTGCAAGCCGCGTGGGCGCGGCTTAAACCCGGCGGACGTTTGGTGGCCAATGCGGTCACCGTCGAAGGGGCCGCCGAACTGGCAAAAATGAACCAAGAAATTCACGGTGATCTGATTCAAATCGCCATTTCACGACAGGATAATAAGGTGCCAAAAATAACCTTATTTGAAAATATGCGTACGGTTATGCAATTGATGGCGGTTAAGCCATTGGAAACTAAAAATGATTAA